One window from the genome of Acidobacteriota bacterium encodes:
- a CDS encoding thioredoxin family protein, translating to MVRSGQFRFHALAALIVVCGLAIPAMAQLANPVNLSAKLDPNPVKAGQTAKVSVTAKIDSGWHLYSLTQPAGGPRPTKLSIDETGPFKAAGKATQPKPKVAADPNFSVPGQPPFMTETFDGEAVFSLPVKLAADAPVGNQKLTVKFYFQVCNDHECLPPRTKPLDVDVAIVAANAKLTASPSPEASPSPAASPASSPEAAASPTPETIVSGTQTEPPTTPPSASEEDQAKALKNRGLFGFIWFAIIQGLLALLTPCVFPMIPITVSFFTKREKRTSAQAVGQASFFSLGIVLTYTVLGLALAVIAGPTGLTKLAASPWMNLFLTLLFVVFALNLFGMFEIQVPSGLVNKLNKQADSGAGGQTFATILMGITFTLTSFTCTTAFVGTVLIYATQGDWFWAIIGMVAFATAFALPFFLFALFPQWLQSLPKSGGWLNSVKVVMGFLELGAAFKFLSNVDLVWGWQTISRPLVLSAWIAIALAAALYLLGKFQLPHDSPVERLGVFRMLMATFFLGLAFYFLTGLFGGSLGEFDAWLPPSSSKDFALNRGGGGGAEAKWHETYDAALQKAKAENRPAFLNFTGVTCTNCRWMEKNMFPDPAVKKELEKFVLAELYTDREDTPEHQKLDEENGKLQAEKFGTVALPLYAVIDPNGNILAKFPGLTRDKKEFVAFLQRGASHFQPLTAQK from the coding sequence ATGGTTCGTTCCGGTCAATTCAGGTTCCACGCGTTGGCTGCGCTGATTGTGGTGTGCGGCTTGGCAATTCCCGCGATGGCGCAATTGGCAAATCCGGTCAATTTGTCCGCGAAGCTCGACCCGAATCCGGTCAAAGCCGGGCAAACCGCTAAAGTTTCTGTCACGGCAAAAATTGATTCGGGCTGGCATTTGTATTCGCTGACGCAACCAGCAGGCGGGCCGCGCCCCACCAAACTTTCGATTGACGAAACCGGGCCGTTCAAAGCCGCTGGCAAAGCCACGCAGCCGAAACCAAAAGTCGCCGCCGATCCGAACTTTTCGGTGCCGGGACAGCCGCCGTTTATGACCGAAACCTTTGATGGAGAAGCCGTGTTTTCATTGCCCGTGAAACTTGCGGCGGATGCTCCGGTCGGCAATCAAAAATTGACCGTCAAGTTTTACTTTCAGGTGTGCAACGACCACGAATGTTTGCCGCCGCGAACCAAACCCCTCGACGTAGACGTAGCGATTGTCGCGGCCAACGCCAAGCTCACGGCCTCGCCTTCGCCTGAAGCTTCGCCATCGCCTGCGGCTTCACCGGCAAGCTCGCCCGAAGCGGCTGCTTCGCCGACGCCTGAAACCATTGTCAGCGGAACGCAAACCGAACCGCCAACGACTCCGCCAAGCGCATCGGAGGAAGATCAAGCCAAGGCGCTCAAAAATCGCGGCCTGTTCGGATTTATCTGGTTCGCCATTATTCAAGGCTTGCTGGCGCTGCTGACACCGTGCGTGTTCCCGATGATTCCGATCACGGTTTCGTTTTTCACCAAGCGCGAAAAACGAACCAGCGCACAGGCCGTCGGACAGGCTTCGTTCTTTTCGTTGGGAATCGTGTTGACGTACACGGTGTTAGGGTTGGCGTTGGCAGTAATTGCCGGGCCAACAGGGTTGACGAAGCTGGCGGCCAGTCCGTGGATGAATTTATTTTTGACGTTGCTGTTCGTTGTGTTCGCGCTGAATTTGTTTGGCATGTTTGAAATTCAGGTGCCGTCCGGTTTGGTCAACAAACTCAATAAACAGGCGGACAGCGGCGCAGGCGGACAAACCTTTGCCACGATTTTGATGGGCATCACGTTTACGCTGACTTCGTTTACCTGCACGACGGCGTTTGTCGGAACGGTGCTGATTTACGCTACGCAGGGCGATTGGTTTTGGGCCATCATCGGAATGGTCGCGTTTGCAACGGCGTTTGCGCTTCCGTTTTTCCTGTTCGCACTGTTTCCGCAATGGTTGCAAAGTTTGCCGAAATCCGGCGGCTGGTTGAACTCCGTCAAAGTCGTGATGGGATTTTTGGAACTCGGCGCGGCGTTCAAATTTCTGAGCAACGTGGATTTGGTGTGGGGTTGGCAAACGATTTCGCGTCCGCTGGTGTTGTCGGCTTGGATCGCAATTGCGCTGGCGGCGGCGTTGTACCTGCTGGGCAAATTCCAGTTGCCGCACGATTCGCCGGTCGAACGATTAGGCGTGTTCAGAATGCTGATGGCGACGTTCTTTCTGGGTTTGGCGTTTTACTTCCTGACGGGATTGTTTGGCGGGAGCTTGGGAGAATTTGACGCCTGGTTGCCGCCTTCTTCGTCGAAGGATTTTGCCCTGAACCGAGGGGGCGGTGGTGGTGCGGAAGCAAAGTGGCACGAAACTTATGATGCAGCGCTGCAAAAGGCCAAAGCCGAAAATCGCCCGGCGTTTTTGAACTTCACGGGCGTGACCTGCACGAATTGCCGTTGGATGGAAAAGAACATGTTTCCCGATCCGGCGGTGAAAAAAGAATTGGAAAAGTTTGTGCTCGCAGAACTGTACACCGACCGCGAAGACACGCCGGAACATCAGAAACTTGACGAAGAAAACGGAAAGCTGCAGGCGGAAAAATTCGGCACTGTGGCGTTGCCGCTGTACGCCGTGATTGATCCGAACGGAAACATTCTGGCCAAGTTTCCGGGGCTGACGCGCGACAAAAAGGAGTTCGTTGCATTTTTGCAGCGCGGAGCCAGCCACTTTCAACCGCTGACTGCGCAGAAATAA
- a CDS encoding PD40 domain-containing protein, protein MALTKSASQSTKQSQTHAAAWRFAVVSLLAICWFNATITVFAQRPELAIQTGHSARVNAVAYSPNGRIIASGGVDQTIKLWDVETGLELRTLRGHTAAVQALAFSPDGRLLASGGTDNIINLWDVQSGRVERTLEGHQMTVTSLAFSADGKTLASGGMDQAIRVWEVATGRQRRSWTTDDKAVYQGLVLMALSPDGRTVISGGEITKLWDANIGYERRTLVARNPSGAPPDRAITLSPDGKTLAISGKVISLMDVATGQVRWASKPGEYVGIESLAFSPDGKTLVGGGVEITFWDAATGRQIRQLPRMSDYFRVIYSPDGRFLLASGGSTREIALRLLDAETGEEIRKFMGHTGPITSVAFSTDGRTLASGRQLSLARTDTVKLWDLTTGQILRTLSGNRNAVRDVAFSGDGRTLASGGGIEFRIWDATTGKLIREVNGNPRQVDVLAYSPDGKILATGDRNGTIQLWDATTGQPTRLLKGHSEERFGSVRALAFHPDGKTLASGGRDKAVRLWDAATGQEVRTLSGHTNDVSAVAFSPDGRVLASSGIYQQLNLWDSQSGQLLRTLPTFPQSTSFRINSLAFSPNGKLLTAGVIPLLNEVGGVLVWDVVTGKLLHQLTGTSGVSSVAFSPDSRLIAAGNHDTTVGLWEAETGKLLANLLALDGQDWLVVTPDGLFDGSPTAWSQILWRFSPQLYDVAPVEQFFNEYYYPGLLSELVSGKRPRAAINIEQKDRRQPQLKLSVGDGIAANAAISRRVKVKLDITEAPAGAQDVRLFRNGSLVKVWRGDALNGRLRATLETEIPIAAGANRLTAYAFNRDNVKSADATLTINGAESLKRAGTAYLLAVGVNQYANPEFNLRFAVADATDFATELQRQQEKLNRYERVELVSLNDQQATKAAILKALADIAAKAQPEDAVVVYFAGHGTAEQNQFYLIPHDLGYRGARNQLTAASVKLVLSRSISDRDLERAFEAINAEQLLLVIDACNSGQALEAAEKRRGPMNSKGLAQLAYEKGMYVLTASQSYQAAIEPADLKHGLLTYTLIEEGLKGAAADAEPKDGTILLREWLDYASERVPQLQRERMKEAEKRRFVLSYVEGEERRLKAEDRNVQRPRVFYRRELESQPFVILGTKQ, encoded by the coding sequence ATGGCTCTTACAAAATCGGCCTCTCAGTCAACGAAGCAATCACAAACCCACGCTGCGGCTTGGCGATTCGCGGTTGTCAGTCTTTTGGCCATCTGCTGGTTCAATGCGACCATCACTGTATTCGCTCAGAGGCCGGAACTGGCCATCCAGACGGGGCATTCGGCTCGCGTCAACGCAGTGGCTTACAGCCCCAATGGCCGCATCATCGCCAGCGGCGGCGTGGATCAAACCATCAAGCTTTGGGATGTGGAAACCGGTTTGGAATTGCGAACTTTGCGCGGCCACACGGCTGCGGTGCAAGCGTTGGCGTTCAGCCCCGATGGCCGATTGCTGGCCAGCGGCGGTACGGACAACATCATCAATCTTTGGGATGTGCAAAGCGGACGCGTGGAACGAACGTTGGAAGGTCATCAGATGACCGTAACCTCTCTGGCGTTCAGCGCAGATGGAAAAACACTGGCCAGCGGCGGAATGGATCAAGCCATCCGCGTGTGGGAGGTAGCAACCGGGCGACAGCGGCGTTCGTGGACGACGGATGACAAGGCGGTTTATCAAGGCTTGGTTCTGATGGCGCTGAGTCCTGATGGGCGCACGGTTATCAGCGGCGGCGAAATCACCAAATTGTGGGATGCCAACATCGGATATGAAAGGCGAACTTTGGTGGCGCGCAACCCGTCTGGTGCTCCGCCCGACAGAGCCATCACGCTCAGCCCCGACGGAAAAACGCTCGCCATCAGTGGGAAAGTCATCAGCTTGATGGATGTGGCCACGGGGCAAGTTCGCTGGGCCAGCAAGCCCGGTGAATATGTTGGAATCGAATCCTTGGCGTTCAGCCCCGACGGAAAAACGCTGGTTGGCGGAGGCGTTGAAATCACATTTTGGGACGCGGCAACCGGACGGCAAATTCGGCAACTACCGAGAATGAGCGATTATTTCAGAGTTATTTACAGTCCCGATGGCCGGTTCTTGTTGGCCAGCGGCGGCAGCACCAGAGAGATTGCGCTTCGATTGCTGGATGCCGAAACGGGCGAGGAAATCCGCAAGTTCATGGGACACACCGGCCCGATTACTTCCGTGGCTTTTAGCACGGATGGCCGAACGCTCGCCAGCGGACGGCAGCTTAGCCTTGCCAGAACCGATACGGTCAAACTTTGGGATTTAACGACCGGGCAAATTCTGCGGACGCTCAGCGGCAATCGAAACGCTGTCAGAGATGTAGCGTTCAGCGGCGATGGCCGAACGCTGGCCAGCGGCGGAGGCATTGAATTCAGAATCTGGGACGCGACGACGGGAAAGTTGATTCGTGAGGTCAATGGCAATCCGCGACAGGTTGACGTGCTGGCTTACAGTCCCGATGGAAAGATACTGGCTACCGGCGACCGCAACGGCACGATCCAACTATGGGATGCGACGACGGGGCAGCCAACCCGTTTGCTCAAAGGGCATTCCGAAGAACGGTTCGGCAGCGTGCGCGCATTGGCGTTTCATCCCGACGGAAAAACCTTGGCCAGCGGCGGTCGCGACAAAGCCGTCAGGTTGTGGGACGCAGCAACGGGCCAGGAAGTGCGAACGCTCAGCGGCCACACCAACGACGTTTCTGCCGTCGCCTTCAGCCCCGATGGTCGCGTGCTGGCCAGCAGCGGCATTTATCAACAACTCAATCTGTGGGATTCGCAAAGCGGTCAGTTGTTGCGAACGCTGCCGACGTTTCCGCAAAGCACCAGTTTTCGCATCAATTCGCTGGCGTTCAGTCCTAACGGCAAATTGTTGACGGCGGGCGTCATTCCACTGCTCAACGAAGTCGGCGGCGTATTGGTGTGGGATGTTGTGACGGGCAAGCTGCTCCACCAATTGACCGGAACAAGCGGCGTCAGTTCGGTAGCCTTCAGCCCGGATAGTCGCCTGATTGCCGCGGGCAATCACGATACAACCGTCGGTTTGTGGGAAGCGGAAACCGGCAAACTGCTGGCGAACTTGCTTGCGCTAGACGGACAGGACTGGCTGGTCGTTACGCCCGACGGATTGTTTGACGGTTCGCCCACTGCCTGGAGCCAGATTCTGTGGCGATTTTCGCCGCAACTTTATGATGTCGCGCCCGTCGAACAGTTTTTCAATGAATACTATTACCCAGGCTTGCTGAGCGAGCTTGTCAGCGGAAAGCGCCCGCGCGCCGCCATCAACATCGAACAAAAAGATCGTCGCCAGCCGCAGTTGAAACTTTCTGTCGGAGACGGAATCGCTGCGAATGCCGCCATTTCACGCCGCGTGAAGGTAAAGCTCGACATCACGGAAGCTCCGGCGGGCGCTCAGGATGTGCGATTGTTCCGCAATGGTTCGCTGGTCAAAGTTTGGCGCGGCGATGCGCTCAACGGGCGGCTCCGCGCGACGTTGGAAACGGAAATCCCAATTGCGGCGGGCGCGAATCGCCTGACTGCCTACGCATTCAACCGCGACAACGTCAAAAGTGCGGACGCGACGCTGACCATCAACGGCGCCGAGAGTTTGAAACGCGCAGGCACGGCTTACCTGTTGGCGGTCGGCGTCAATCAATACGCCAATCCTGAATTCAATTTGCGCTTTGCGGTCGCCGATGCGACGGATTTCGCCACGGAGCTTCAACGGCAACAGGAAAAACTGAACCGTTATGAACGCGTCGAACTGGTTTCGCTGAACGACCAGCAAGCGACCAAAGCCGCGATTCTGAAAGCGCTGGCCGACATCGCCGCCAAAGCGCAGCCGGAAGACGCCGTCGTCGTGTATTTCGCCGGTCACGGAACCGCCGAACAGAATCAGTTTTACCTGATCCCGCACGACCTGGGGTATCGCGGAGCGCGCAATCAACTCACCGCAGCCAGCGTGAAGCTGGTTCTATCGCGCAGCATTTCGGATCGGGATTTGGAACGCGCCTTTGAAGCGATCAATGCCGAACAACTGCTGCTGGTAATAGACGCCTGCAATTCCGGCCAGGCGCTCGAAGCCGCCGAAAAACGTCGCGGCCCGATGAATTCCAAAGGCCTGGCGCAACTGGCGTATGAAAAGGGAATGTATGTTTTGACCGCTTCGCAAAGTTATCAGGCCGCCATCGAACCCGCCGATTTGAAACACGGATTGCTGACCTACACGCTGATCGAAGAAGGATTGAAAGGCGCGGCGGCAGATGCCGAACCAAAGGACGGAACGATTCTGTTGCGCGAATGGCTGGATTACGCCAGCGAGCGCGTGCCGCAATTGCAACGAGAACGAATGAAAGAAGCCGAAAAACGCAGGTTTGTTCTGTCGTACGTCGAAGGCGAAGAACGCCGTCTGAAGGCGGAAGACCGCAACGTCCAACGTCCGCGCGTGTTTTACCGCCGCGAACTGGAATCGCAGCCGTTCGTCATCCTTGGCACGAAGCAGTAA